The following is a genomic window from Citrifermentans bemidjiense Bem.
CTGTTCCTGCCAGATGGGATCGTACTCTTCGGCGAGGAGGTGCAGCGAGCCTGCAACCTCTTCCACCTTATTCAGCAGCAGCTCCGCCTCCTCCAGCTCGTGCTGGTTGGCTAGGTTCGTGATGAGCCACAGGGTGCAGGCGAGGAAAGTCCCTTCCCGTCCGGGTAACCCGTCGTCGGCGTGGTAGCGGTAGATGAATCCGTTGTAGGATAGGTCGAGCCGGATCGCCTCGACAGTTGCCAGCATGCGCGGGTCCTCGTAGGGGATGAAGCCGTTCATGGACATGAGCAGGGAGCTCGCGTCCAGCGCGTCGGTCTCGTAATGCAGCACGAAAGCCTGTCGCTGCGCGCTCCAGCCGTGCTGCATCACGTCGTCGCGGATCTCGTCTCGCGTCCGCTCCCAATCTTCGCCGGGTTGACGCCCGGTCCGCGCCGCGATGTTAACCCCCCGGTCCAGCGTGATCCCGCACATGGCCTTCGAGTGGACGTAGTGCCTGGGGTCGCTGCGCATCTCCCAGATGCTCCAATCCGGTTCACGCCAGTGATGTTTGGCGAATTCGCACATGAGCCCGAGCCCGTGCCACATCTCCTCGGTGACCTCGCGGTCGAGGCTCACCAGGTGGTCGGCGCCCATAAGGACATGACCGTAGATGCTGAACTGCTTCTGGGTAGCCGCCCCGTTGCCTATGCGGACCGGCTTCGAGCCGCGGAATCCCTCAAGGTGTCGCAGTTCGAATTCGTTCAGATTTGAGGAGCCGTCCATCCGATACATCACCTGCAGCTCGTTCTGCTTGTTCTTGACGATGACCTTTTCGATCCAATCGAGGTATTGCTCCGTTTCGTTGACGTGTCCCACCTCGAAGAGCGCGGCCAGGGCCATGGAGGTGTCGCGCACCCAGGAATAGCGGTAATCCCAGTTGCGCACCCCGCCGATGGTCTCGGGAAGCGAGGTTGTCGCCGCCGCGGCCATGGTCCCGCGCGGCTGGTAGGTCAAGAGCTTCAGCGTCAAAAGCGAGCGGATCACCTGCTCGCGGTGCGGCCCAAGATCGTTGAAAAAACCGGTGCCGCTCCCGTACAGCCAGTTGCGCCAGAAATCGAGCGTCTCCACCAGCACCCTCTCGGCATCAAGCTCGGAAAACCGGTCCGGCTCCGACCTCCCGTAATAAAGCTGCAGGGCGATCCGCTCCCCCTCATGCAGTTCCCAGGTCCCTTCTGCGTGCCCGTTGTTAAGCGTAAGCTTGCCGGAGGTGCAAAGCCGCAGCTGTTCGCTCCCCGACGCGGCCAGGACACACTGCCCGGGGAGGATGGTGAACTCCGGCCTCCCCCTGCCGTAGTCGAACCTCGGGTCGAAGCTGACCTTCACCCGGACCCGGCCGCGGTCGACCTGCAGCAGGCGCACCAGCAGAAACTCGTGGGGTTGCGGCTCCCGGTCCGACGGCGGCGGCACCTGCATGAAATCGGTCAAGGTGTAGCTTCCGCTGCGGGTGCGGAAGCGCCCCGCGAGGATGTTGGAATCCTCCAGGTAGCCAAGGACCGAGTCCCACTCCCCCTCGGGGGTGATGGAGAAGGAGCCCCCGTCGTCGGCGTCCAAAAGCGCCGCGAAGACGCTGGGGGAGTCCAGGTGCGGCAGGCAGAGCCAGTCGATGGCTCCGTCATTCCCGATGAGGGCGACCGAGTGCATGTTGCCGATGATCCCGTAGTCGCTGATCTTTTTGTACATGGCCTCTGCCTCCCATGCCGCGGCGCACCATTTGCGCCGTCACCTGCCACCTAGCGGTTGCGCCTGGCTTTCGCGCCTAGCGCCGCCCCGGCGGCAAGCCCCGCCGCTATCGCACAAAGCGCCCATCTGTTCTGCACCAGCCAGACCTGGGGCGAACTTCCCTTCGCCCGATCATCGAAGCTACCGTGCGCGCCGAAGGGGCCGGGTACGCTCTCCCAGAGGTTGGAGGGGCGGTTTGGGTCTTCCGGTTCACCGGTTTGTTGTGAGCGGTAGCCGGTTCTCCCGAGGTACAAGTCGGCGAAGCCTGCCACCAGCTTGTTCCCCCACATCGCCTTCACCGTCGGCATACCGACGTAGATCTCGCGGCGGCGGTGGTGCGAGGCCCAGAGGATGGCGTCGGCGGCTACCTCCGGCTGGAAGATCGGGGGGACCGGCTGCGGCTTGTTGGGGAGCCTCGACTTGACCCAGGCGAACTGCGGGGTGTTCATGGCGGGAAGCTGCACCATGGTCAGGTGCACCCGGCTTTTGCTGTGGATCAGCTCGCAGCGGATCGAGTCGGTGAAGCCGCGCATGCCGTGCTTCGCGCCGCAGTAGGCGGACTGCAGCGGGATGCTCCGCTCCGAAAGCGCGGATCCCACCTGGATCACCATCCCCCGGTCCCGCGGCAGCATGCGCTTCAACGCCGACATGGTTCCGTGCACCGCCCCCAGGTAGGTCACCTCGGTCACCCGCCGGAATTCCTCGGGCGTCATCTGGTCGAAGGGGGAGAAGACCGAGGTCATGGCGTTGTTGACCCAGACGTCGATGGGGCCGAATTCCTGCTCCATCTGCGCCGCCGCCTGCTCCACCTGCTGCGGGTCGGCGACGTCCGCTACCAGTACGACCCCTTTCCCCCCCAGCCTTTCGACCTCGGCGCGGGCCGCCTCCAGCCGCTCCCGGTTCCTGGCGATGAGCCCGATGCAGGCATCCTCGCTGGCGAAGGCATGGGCGATGGCGCGCCCGAGTCCCGCGGACGCCCCGGTAATCACCACGTTTCTCGTCTTCGAGTCCGTCATAGCTACCTCCGTTTCCGTCTCTTAGGATCCCGACAGGGTGCCGCTTTGGGGCGCGACAGCACGACAGCGGCAGTCTCTGCCGTCCCGGGAACGACAGATAGAATACCTTATGTGAATTTGTTAATCCAGCTGGCCGGGGTTATTCATTTGTCCAAATGCCGAAGTCGGAGGGGGAAACAGGCAGAAACAGGGATAGGCAGAAACAATGAGGAAGAAACAGCCAGCGTCCCATGAGGATCAGGGGGAAACTGGCGGTCACAGATGCCGGGGGAAGTTCCTGGGGGGGGCGGGTAGTAGTTGGGGCTTTACTTTCTTTTTTTCTCGAAGCTGCGGCGGCGGATCACCTTTACTCCCTTCAGAATGAAGCCAGGGAGCGAGACCGCAGCGCTTTCCAGCTTTTCGGGGTCGAACTGGGACATCGGCTTGCCTGTTTCCACCTTCAGCGAGCCGCTCTTCTCGATCCCCAGGATCTGGCTTGGATAGATGCTGCGGTATCCGACAATGAGGAAGCTGACCATGCAGGCGATGGCGGCGTGTGGGGCGATGGCGGCCCCGAAGAGTTCCATGGCCATGACTGAGGCGGCGATCGGCGTGTTTGCAGCCCCGGCAAGGAGCGCCGCCATCCCAATGGCCGAAAACGTCGCCACCAGCGGCTCGTGCAGCAGCACCGCGAAGAGGTTCCCCGCCGCGGTACCTATGAAGAAGATAGGGGTGACCACGCCGCCGCTCCCGCCGCAGGCGAGCGTTATCGAAGTAGTTAACATCTTCATGAAGGTAGAGCCCATCGGGAGCACCGCGCCGTTTAGCCCAGCCTCTATGGAATCGACGCCAAGCCCCAGGTAGCGCAGCGACACGAACCTTCCCACCAGTACCAGCAGGCCCCCCCCAAATAGCGCCTTCGCCACCGGGTGCCAGGAAAGGCGAGCGAACAGGCGGTGCCCCCACTGCATGATCTCGATGAAAATGAGCGCGATGAGGCCGCACCAGATCCCCAGCATGAGCATCTCGGCGAAGTTCCAGCCGGTGACCTTCGGGAAGATGGTCACTGCCAGATGCGGATAGGTGACCCCCAGAAGCGTAGCCACGTGGAAGCCGACGATCCCCGCCACGAAGGAGGGGAAGAGCACGTCGTAGAAGACCTGACCCAGCACCAGGACCTCGACGCCGAAAAGCGCCCCGGCTATCGGGGTCCCGAAGACGGTGGCGAATCCGGCGCTGATGCCGCAGATGACTATCTTGCGCCGGTCGACGTCGTTGAGCCTGAGCAGCGAGGCGAAGCCCGAGGCAAGGCCGGCGCCTATCTGTGCGCAGGGACCCTCCTTGCCGGCGGAGCCTCCCCCTGCCAGGGTGATTACCGTGGCCGCGAGCTTCACCGGCACCACCATGAGCGGGATTCTCCCCATCCGCTGGTGCACCGCCTCGATCACCTTTTCCGTCCCGTGGC
Proteins encoded in this region:
- a CDS encoding glycoside hydrolase family 15 protein, with the translated sequence MYKKISDYGIIGNMHSVALIGNDGAIDWLCLPHLDSPSVFAALLDADDGGSFSITPEGEWDSVLGYLEDSNILAGRFRTRSGSYTLTDFMQVPPPSDREPQPHEFLLVRLLQVDRGRVRVKVSFDPRFDYGRGRPEFTILPGQCVLAASGSEQLRLCTSGKLTLNNGHAEGTWELHEGERIALQLYYGRSEPDRFSELDAERVLVETLDFWRNWLYGSGTGFFNDLGPHREQVIRSLLTLKLLTYQPRGTMAAAATTSLPETIGGVRNWDYRYSWVRDTSMALAALFEVGHVNETEQYLDWIEKVIVKNKQNELQVMYRMDGSSNLNEFELRHLEGFRGSKPVRIGNGAATQKQFSIYGHVLMGADHLVSLDREVTEEMWHGLGLMCEFAKHHWREPDWSIWEMRSDPRHYVHSKAMCGITLDRGVNIAARTGRQPGEDWERTRDEIRDDVMQHGWSAQRQAFVLHYETDALDASSLLMSMNGFIPYEDPRMLATVEAIRLDLSYNGFIYRYHADDGLPGREGTFLACTLWLITNLANQHELEEAELLLNKVEEVAGSLHLLAEEYDPIWQEQLGNFPQAFSHEAYITAATMVTNVSGELRRNPKQQQYLLLQEEEKEVEAGFDPVLLAELVDEVVREGGCHPGYGKDGSGDLAKRVGKMLAQLRWFDLARLQERQEKISFWCNLFNLLVLHGVLSLRVKESVREVPRFYRRLGCRIGDELFTADIILHGILRGNRPSPGWLIPPLPAGDPRLANSIRLSDPRFLCAICTGTASSAPMTPLRPESLDADLNAAVRSFLEREAKVDAERKVLVLSRIFKWYDDFGKSPHDVAVFVAGFLGESAGRPIREHPESYQLEYAGFDWRVPTGRT
- a CDS encoding SDR family oxidoreductase; translation: MTDSKTRNVVITGASAGLGRAIAHAFASEDACIGLIARNRERLEAARAEVERLGGKGVVLVADVADPQQVEQAAAQMEQEFGPIDVWVNNAMTSVFSPFDQMTPEEFRRVTEVTYLGAVHGTMSALKRMLPRDRGMVIQVGSALSERSIPLQSAYCGAKHGMRGFTDSIRCELIHSKSRVHLTMVQLPAMNTPQFAWVKSRLPNKPQPVPPIFQPEVAADAILWASHHRRREIYVGMPTVKAMWGNKLVAGFADLYLGRTGYRSQQTGEPEDPNRPSNLWESVPGPFGAHGSFDDRAKGSSPQVWLVQNRWALCAIAAGLAAGAALGAKARRNR
- a CDS encoding chloride channel protein produces the protein MRKNLMVQLTLLASVLKWASYATAVGVLVGCGTAAFLRSLAWTSDQYARFPDYYLLLPVTLVASTLLVRWLAPEATGHGTEKVIEAVHQRMGRIPLMVVPVKLAATVITLAGGGSAGKEGPCAQIGAGLASGFASLLRLNDVDRRKIVICGISAGFATVFGTPIAGALFGVEVLVLGQVFYDVLFPSFVAGIVGFHVATLLGVTYPHLAVTIFPKVTGWNFAEMLMLGIWCGLIALIFIEIMQWGHRLFARLSWHPVAKALFGGGLLVLVGRFVSLRYLGLGVDSIEAGLNGAVLPMGSTFMKMLTTSITLACGGSGGVVTPIFFIGTAAGNLFAVLLHEPLVATFSAIGMAALLAGAANTPIAASVMAMELFGAAIAPHAAIACMVSFLIVGYRSIYPSQILGIEKSGSLKVETGKPMSQFDPEKLESAAVSLPGFILKGVKVIRRRSFEKKRK